TAACCTAAAACCAAGGTAAAGGTATGTTTTTAACCCAACTACTGCGCATTATGCGAATGACTGCTATTCTTTTATTGGCTGTGGGATTGCATGTGTCCGGAAAGACTGTTTCACAAACCATTACATTTTCAGGAAAGGACGCTACACTACGCGAAGTGTTTACCGCTGTTAGAAGCCAGACAAGCTTCGGAATTATTTACAATAAGTCCTGGCTTGGTAACACCCGGTCATTGACAATTAACGCTGTAAATATGCCGCTCAGGCAATTTCTCGAAGAGGTTTTTGCAACGCAACCTCTTGAATTCTCTATCATAGGTAAAATGGTGATTGTTAAAAAAAAGCCACCCAAAACAGATTCCATAATCCATCAGTTATTTTCTCATCCTCCTGTTAACATTCGTGGCCGCATAACAAATGAAAAAGGAGAACCTGTAATGGCGAGCGTACAGGTAAAGGGTTCGAATAAAGGGACAACCACAGATAGTAACGGTGAATTCGAATTATCTGATGTGGACGATCAGGCAACTCTGATCATTACGGGCGTCAGTATTGAATCGTTTGAAACAAAGGTGTATGGTAAATCAGAACTGAATTTAGTAGGTAAAACAAAAATTACTGAATCGGAAACAGTTACTGTAGTAAGCACCGGTTACCAAAAGATCCCCATTGAACGTGCAACTGGCTCTTTTGCGCAAGTGAACAACGAATTGTTGAACAGAAGTGTCAGCACCAATATCCTCGGCCGTCTCAAAGGAGTTGCCAACGGCGTGTTCTTCCCCAACTCAGGTTTGCCCTTTACCCAGCATCAGGCGGCGATGGCCAGCACTAATCCGCTGAATAGAAATCTTGGTATACGCGTACGTGGAGAGAGCTCCATGGCAGAAAACCTTCAGCTGAGCAAGGACCCGCTCATTGTGCTGGACAATTTCCCTTACGAAGGCGATTTGGGTAATATAAATCCTAATAACATCGAGAGTATTACTATCCTCAAAGATGCATCTGCCAGTGCTATCTGGGGCGCGAGAGCGGGGAATGGAGTGATTGTAATTACCTCCAAAAAAGGTGCGCTGGACCAGCCCATGAAAGTAAGTGCTACAGCTAATCTTACACTTGGTAACAGGCCTGATCTTTCGTATAACAGAAGCTTTCTGCCAGCCAGCAGTTTTATAGAGGCGGAAGAATATTTATTTAGCAAAGGGTACTATGATGCCAGCCTGAATAATTCGTTTTCCTGGCCGGCTATTACCCCATCGGTTGAGATCATGGCTTTGAGGAGATCGGGAGCTATTACTGAAGAGGATGCGGCTGCACAATTGAATGCTTTAAAACAGCAGGATAATCGGGATGACTTTAAACAGTACCTCTACAGGCGATCGGTTGCTCAGCAGTATAGCGTGGAAATGAGGGGTGGCAGCCGCAATCTGGCTTATGCTTTTTCAGGTGGATTTGATAAGAATACTTCAAACTTACAGGGCCTGGGACTAAACAGGCTTGCATTGACCTCATTCATGAGTTATGTGCCGGTGAAAGGACTGGAGTTCAATGTGGGCATGAATTATGGCGTCAACCGTACTGAAAATAACAATATCCCCGATATCAGCTATGTCTCCACCTATCCTTACGCGAGACTGGTGAACGATCAGGGGAAACCAGTTCCGGTAGTAAAGGATTATCGTACACAATTTGTGGAAAATGCGGCTGCCCTTGGATTCCTGAACTGGCAATACGTTCCTTTGGATGAACTGAATTTTATGGACCGTTACAGCAGGAATGAAAATATTCTGTTGAAGGCCGGTATAAAATATTCTTTCACTTCTTTCCTTAGCGCCGATATCCAATTCCAAAGCGAACAACAGAAGATCAACAATAACAATTACCGTAGCCAGGAATCATATGAAGCCAGGAACCTGGTGAACCGTTTTGCTATCCGGAATGCAACAACCGGCACATTTACCTACCAGGTGCCCAGAGGTGGTTTGCTAGATCTGTCGCAGGCCGACTGGAGCGCCAATAACCTGCGGGCTCAATTGAATTTCGACCGGAAATTTCACAAAGACCATGCGGTAACTGCCATTGCCGGTATTGAACTGCGTGAGTTGAAAACATCCGGCCACAATGTAAAATTGTATGGGTATGATGAAGAGCGGGGCACTTCCGCTACCAATATAAATTACTCCATGAGTTTGCCTGTAAATCCTTCGGGAGCTGCATATATAGAGGCTCCGGAAGCTAATATATATGGTATGCTTAATCGTTTTATTTCATTTTATGGTAATGCAGCATGGTCTTACAAAAGCCGGTATGTGCTTACTTTAAGCGGAAGGCGTGATGGCTCTAATATATTCGGTGCGGCCACCAATAATAAATTCTCTCCGCTATGGTCAGCCGGCATGAGCTGGGAATTAAGCCGTGAACCATTTTACCAATCCCCGTTGCTGCCTTACCTGCGTCTTCGGACCAGTTATGGATATAGCGGCAATGTTTATCAAAGGGCCGCATATACCACCGGTACTTTTCTGGTCAGCCCGCTTACCGGAGCTACTTCGATCTTCGATCTTACGGCCCCAAACCCTCAGCTCACCTGGGAAAAGATCCGCACCTTCAATATGGGGATGGACTTTTCATTCAAAGGCGACCATTTTGGTGGTTCTATCGAATGGTTCAGAAAAGATGGACTTGATCTCATCCAGGCTCAACCGATTGCTCCTACCATAGGGTTCAGGGAATTCTTTGGGAACTCGGCCAGTACGAGGACCTATGGAATCGATATTCAATTAAAGGGGAAGATACATCTCGGAGCATTAACCTGGCAGCCAACACTCATTGTAAATACCATCAGGGATAAGGTTGTTGAATATGATCGTACCAAATTGAACATCCAGGGCACTTCTCCTGCTGCTATCGGAATTCCCGGAAAGCCGTTATATAGCATCTTCAGTTACCAATGGGCAGGATTGGACCCGCAAACGGGCGACCCCCAGGGTTATTTGAATGGTAAAGTAAGCAAGGATTATACGGCTATCGCCAATAACAATCACCCCGACAGTCTTGTATTTAACGGCACTTCACGTCCGCAATTGTTCGGCGCTTTTCGAAATGATTTTCACTGGAAAAGTTTTTCGCTTTCATTCAATATCGTATATAAGCTGGGTTATTATTTCAGGGCTTCCACCGGATCACTCAACTATGCAGATATTGTAAGCAGTGGTCCGGGCCGCCACAGCGATTTTGATAAACGCTGGCAACAACCGGGTGATGAGCTGCAAACACAGGTGCCATCACTGGTATATCCTTCAAATGCACAAAGAAATAATTTTTACAGGTACTCGGAAGTGTTGGTGAATAAAGCTGATCACATCCGCCTGGAAGACCTGCGTATCAGTTATACCCTCCCTAACAAAAACCGGAAAAGAAAACTGTTTGAGAGTGCGCAGCTTTATTTATACGGAAGCAATTTAGGTATTATCTGGCGGGCGAATAAACTCGGTGTGGATCCTGATATTACTGAAACCCTGGGCTCATCGATATTGCCAGCACCATTTACCCTGAGCGCGGGCTTCCGGGTTAGTTTGTAAATCTAAAATAATTCAAATGATAAGGTTATTATTAGTTGGAATGATAGTATTCCCCTGCGGGTGTAAAAAGATTGATAACTGGCTGGATGAAAAAAATAATAAATCGAATGTGATGCCAGCCACAGTTTCAGATTACCAGGCTATTCTGGATAATACCACTTCCCTCAATTCGAACTATCCGGTATTTGGCCAGGTTGCTTCCGATAATTTTTATACACCTGATCAAAATATCGGTTCTCTTAATCAGGATGAACGC
This portion of the Pseudobacter ginsenosidimutans genome encodes:
- a CDS encoding SusC/RagA family TonB-linked outer membrane protein, with the protein product MRMTAILLLAVGLHVSGKTVSQTITFSGKDATLREVFTAVRSQTSFGIIYNKSWLGNTRSLTINAVNMPLRQFLEEVFATQPLEFSIIGKMVIVKKKPPKTDSIIHQLFSHPPVNIRGRITNEKGEPVMASVQVKGSNKGTTTDSNGEFELSDVDDQATLIITGVSIESFETKVYGKSELNLVGKTKITESETVTVVSTGYQKIPIERATGSFAQVNNELLNRSVSTNILGRLKGVANGVFFPNSGLPFTQHQAAMASTNPLNRNLGIRVRGESSMAENLQLSKDPLIVLDNFPYEGDLGNINPNNIESITILKDASASAIWGARAGNGVIVITSKKGALDQPMKVSATANLTLGNRPDLSYNRSFLPASSFIEAEEYLFSKGYYDASLNNSFSWPAITPSVEIMALRRSGAITEEDAAAQLNALKQQDNRDDFKQYLYRRSVAQQYSVEMRGGSRNLAYAFSGGFDKNTSNLQGLGLNRLALTSFMSYVPVKGLEFNVGMNYGVNRTENNNIPDISYVSTYPYARLVNDQGKPVPVVKDYRTQFVENAAALGFLNWQYVPLDELNFMDRYSRNENILLKAGIKYSFTSFLSADIQFQSEQQKINNNNYRSQESYEARNLVNRFAIRNATTGTFTYQVPRGGLLDLSQADWSANNLRAQLNFDRKFHKDHAVTAIAGIELRELKTSGHNVKLYGYDEERGTSATNINYSMSLPVNPSGAAYIEAPEANIYGMLNRFISFYGNAAWSYKSRYVLTLSGRRDGSNIFGAATNNKFSPLWSAGMSWELSREPFYQSPLLPYLRLRTSYGYSGNVYQRAAYTTGTFLVSPLTGATSIFDLTAPNPQLTWEKIRTFNMGMDFSFKGDHFGGSIEWFRKDGLDLIQAQPIAPTIGFREFFGNSASTRTYGIDIQLKGKIHLGALTWQPTLIVNTIRDKVVEYDRTKLNIQGTSPAAIGIPGKPLYSIFSYQWAGLDPQTGDPQGYLNGKVSKDYTAIANNNHPDSLVFNGTSRPQLFGAFRNDFHWKSFSLSFNIVYKLGYYFRASTGSLNYADIVSSGPGRHSDFDKRWQQPGDELQTQVPSLVYPSNAQRNNFYRYSEVLVNKADHIRLEDLRISYTLPNKNRKRKLFESAQLYLYGSNLGIIWRANKLGVDPDITETLGSSILPAPFTLSAGFRVSL